In Frondihabitans sp. PAMC 28766, a genomic segment contains:
- a CDS encoding ACP S-malonyltransferase, giving the protein MIVLAAPGQGSQTPGFLTPWIDDPESGDEARALLAELSEASGVDLVEHGTVSDAETIRDTAIAQPLIVAAGLLTARALFARVDRSLVGAVAGHSVGELTAAALAGVISEAEAVSLVTVRARGMAAAAAATPTGMSAVLGGDEAELLAKLDELGLEPANFNGGGQIVVAGALDALTSLAEEPPAKSRVLALQVAGAFHTRYMVSAVEPLREAAAAVQVSDPATPIYSNHDGSRITDGREYLDLLVNQVASPVRWDKTMESFAAAGITGQIELAPAGALTGLAKRGLRGLTDHNVASVAIKTPDDLAAAVALLQEATA; this is encoded by the coding sequence CTCAGACGCCCGGCTTCCTCACCCCCTGGATCGACGACCCCGAGTCGGGAGACGAGGCGCGGGCTCTGCTCGCCGAACTCTCCGAGGCGTCGGGTGTCGACCTCGTCGAGCACGGCACCGTGTCGGACGCCGAGACCATCCGCGACACGGCCATCGCCCAGCCGCTCATCGTGGCGGCGGGGCTTCTCACCGCCCGGGCGCTCTTCGCCCGCGTCGACCGCTCGCTCGTCGGGGCCGTCGCCGGCCACTCGGTCGGCGAGCTGACGGCAGCCGCTCTCGCCGGTGTGATCTCCGAGGCCGAAGCGGTCTCGCTCGTCACCGTTCGCGCGCGCGGCATGGCTGCTGCGGCCGCCGCCACCCCGACCGGGATGAGCGCCGTGCTCGGCGGCGACGAGGCCGAACTGCTCGCGAAGCTCGACGAGCTCGGCCTCGAGCCCGCCAACTTCAACGGCGGCGGCCAGATCGTCGTCGCCGGCGCGCTCGACGCCCTCACCTCGCTGGCCGAAGAGCCACCCGCTAAGTCCCGGGTGCTCGCACTCCAGGTCGCCGGTGCGTTCCACACGCGCTACATGGTGTCGGCCGTCGAGCCCCTGCGTGAGGCGGCTGCCGCCGTGCAGGTCTCCGATCCTGCGACCCCGATCTATAGCAACCACGACGGCTCGCGCATCACCGACGGGCGCGAATACCTCGATCTGCTGGTGAACCAGGTGGCATCGCCCGTGCGCTGGGACAAGACCATGGAGTCGTTCGCGGCCGCCGGCATCACCGGCCAGATCGAACTCGCCCCTGCGGGCGCTCTCACGGGCCTCGCCAAGCGCGGCCTTCGCGGACTGACCGATCACAATGTGGCCTCCGTCGCCATCAAGACCCCCGACGACCTCGCGGCCGCCGTCGCCCTTCTGCAGGAAGCCACCGCATGA
- a CDS encoding beta-ketoacyl-ACP synthase III: protein MSPTLLQNSGHAFTRILALGAARGDLTVTNDDIAGPINSSDEWIRQRTGVVTRKRASRDVGAVDLAETAAREAIDRAGLTPEQIGIVLVSTVSNTTLTPSMATLLAERIGAKPAAAYDISAACAGYTYGIAQADALIKSGMADYVLVVGAEKLTDIIDPTDRSISFLLGDGAGAAVVGPSDTPGISPTVWGSDGQWSTIGMTSSFRDYREGGGDVAWPTIRQEGPTVFRWAVWEMVKVAGRALEKAGITSADLAAFVPHQANMRIIDEFAKQLKLPDTVKIGRDIETTGNTSAASIPLATHRLLQENPELSGGLALQIGFGAGLVFGAQVVVLP from the coding sequence ATGAGCCCCACCCTCCTCCAGAACAGCGGCCACGCGTTCACCCGCATCCTGGCGCTCGGCGCCGCCCGCGGCGACCTGACTGTGACCAACGACGACATCGCCGGGCCGATCAACTCGTCCGACGAGTGGATCCGTCAGCGCACCGGAGTCGTCACGCGGAAGCGCGCCAGCCGAGACGTCGGCGCCGTCGACCTCGCCGAGACCGCTGCCCGCGAGGCGATCGACCGGGCCGGGCTCACGCCCGAGCAGATCGGTATCGTGCTCGTCTCGACCGTCAGCAACACGACGTTGACGCCGTCGATGGCGACGCTACTCGCCGAGCGCATCGGGGCGAAGCCCGCCGCCGCGTACGACATCAGCGCCGCGTGCGCCGGCTACACCTACGGCATCGCCCAGGCCGATGCCCTGATCAAGTCGGGCATGGCCGACTACGTGCTCGTCGTGGGAGCCGAAAAGCTCACCGACATCATCGACCCCACCGATCGCTCGATCTCGTTCCTCCTCGGCGACGGGGCCGGCGCGGCTGTCGTCGGCCCGAGCGACACCCCTGGCATCTCCCCCACGGTGTGGGGCTCGGACGGCCAGTGGTCGACGATCGGCATGACGTCGTCCTTTCGCGACTACCGCGAAGGGGGTGGCGACGTCGCCTGGCCCACCATCCGCCAAGAGGGACCGACGGTCTTCCGCTGGGCCGTCTGGGAGATGGTGAAGGTCGCGGGTCGCGCGCTCGAGAAGGCCGGCATCACCTCGGCCGACCTCGCAGCCTTCGTGCCGCACCAGGCCAACATGCGCATCATCGACGAGTTCGCCAAGCAATTGAAGCTGCCCGACACCGTCAAGATCGGGCGCGACATCGAGACCACCGGCAACACGTCGGCCGCGAGCATCCCGCTCGCAACCCATCGCCTGCTTCAGGAGAACCCTGAGCTCTCGGGCGGCCTCGCCCTCCAGATCGGATTCGGCGCCGGGCTCGTCTTCGGCGCCCAGGTGGTCGTTCTGCCCTAG
- a CDS encoding acyl carrier protein, producing MAQSTEEVLAGLAELINDETGIATDTVELDKSFTDDLDIDSISMMTIVVNAEEKFDVKIPDDEVKNLKTVGDAVTFITKAQG from the coding sequence ATGGCACAGTCCACCGAAGAAGTCCTGGCCGGCCTGGCCGAGCTGATCAACGACGAGACGGGCATTGCGACCGACACCGTCGAACTCGACAAGTCGTTCACCGACGACCTCGACATCGACTCGATCTCGATGATGACCATCGTCGTCAACGCCGAAGAGAAGTTCGACGTGAAGATCCCCGACGACGAGGTCAAGAACCTCAAGACCGTCGGCGACGCCGTCACCTTCATCACCAAGGCTCAGGGCTAA
- a CDS encoding beta-ketoacyl synthase, giving the protein MTKKIVVTGIGAISPLGTTFTESWDALLAGASGIRTIEAEWAETYDLPIRFAGSVAGDPAEILTRQETKRLDPSSQYALIAAREAWSDAGSPEVVPERFLVDWATGIGGIWTLTDGMDTLREKGPRRVLPMTIPMLMPNGPAAAISMSLGARAGARTVVSACASSTESIANAYDHLQAGDADIVIAGGSEASVHPLPLAAFASMHALSSRTDDPAGASRPYDVTRDGFVLGEGGAALVLETEEHALARGAHVYAELLGGAVTSDAFHITAPDPEGTGGARAVVLALEHSGVSREDVAHINAHATSTPVGDVAEIRALERVFGDHLGSIAISATKASTGHLLGGAGAIEAAFTVKALATRTLPPTINTTQMDDSIHIDLVTAPRAVGDDPIVAISTSFGFGGHNAVVAFRSV; this is encoded by the coding sequence GTGACCAAGAAGATCGTCGTCACCGGCATCGGTGCGATCAGCCCGCTGGGCACCACCTTCACCGAATCGTGGGACGCCCTGCTCGCGGGCGCGAGCGGCATCCGCACCATTGAGGCCGAGTGGGCCGAGACCTACGACCTGCCGATCCGGTTCGCAGGATCCGTGGCGGGTGACCCTGCCGAGATCCTGACGCGTCAAGAGACCAAACGTCTGGACCCCTCCAGCCAGTACGCGCTGATCGCAGCGCGCGAGGCCTGGTCCGACGCGGGCAGCCCCGAGGTCGTGCCCGAGCGCTTCCTGGTCGACTGGGCGACAGGGATCGGCGGCATCTGGACCCTCACCGACGGCATGGACACCCTCCGCGAGAAGGGCCCCCGTCGCGTCCTTCCGATGACCATCCCCATGCTCATGCCGAACGGGCCGGCCGCTGCCATCTCGATGTCGCTCGGCGCCCGCGCCGGGGCCCGCACCGTCGTGTCGGCCTGCGCCTCGAGCACCGAGTCGATCGCCAACGCCTACGACCACCTGCAGGCGGGCGACGCCGACATCGTCATCGCCGGTGGCTCCGAGGCATCCGTGCACCCGTTGCCGCTCGCCGCCTTCGCGTCGATGCACGCGCTCTCCTCCCGCACCGACGACCCGGCTGGGGCCTCGCGCCCTTATGACGTCACCCGCGACGGTTTCGTGCTCGGCGAGGGCGGCGCGGCCCTCGTGCTCGAGACGGAGGAGCACGCGCTCGCCCGCGGGGCGCATGTCTACGCTGAGCTGCTGGGCGGGGCTGTGACGAGCGATGCCTTCCACATCACCGCCCCGGATCCTGAGGGTACCGGTGGCGCTCGGGCCGTCGTGCTCGCGCTCGAGCACTCCGGCGTCTCGCGCGAAGACGTAGCGCACATCAACGCGCACGCCACATCGACCCCGGTCGGCGACGTCGCGGAGATTCGTGCCCTCGAGCGCGTGTTCGGCGATCACCTCGGCTCGATCGCGATCTCGGCCACCAAGGCGTCGACCGGGCACCTGCTCGGCGGCGCCGGGGCGATCGAAGCGGCGTTCACGGTGAAGGCGCTGGCGACGAGGACGCTGCCGCCCACGATCAACACGACTCAGATGGACGACAGCATTCACATCGACCTCGTGACGGCCCCCCGCGCTGTCGGCGACGACCCGATCGTCGCGATCTCGACGTCGTTCGGCTTCGGCGGCCACAACGCCGTCGTCGCGTTCCGCTCCGTCTGA
- a CDS encoding DUF3145 domain-containing protein, which produces MAEYTQVSAKKTGASSARGVLFVHSSPRALSPHVEWAAGRALGRAVNFTWSEQPVLKGSLRAEFYWEGPAGTGAAIASALRGWEHLRYEVTEDPSAGCDGGRWMHTPDLGVFFAQTDSVGNTVIPEDRIRYAMEIAGSNTLELHRELRLALGQAWDDELEAFRHAGEGNPVAWLHAVG; this is translated from the coding sequence GTGGCTGAATACACGCAGGTTTCTGCGAAAAAAACCGGCGCGTCGAGCGCGCGTGGCGTCCTTTTCGTCCACTCGTCTCCTCGCGCTCTGAGCCCGCACGTCGAGTGGGCTGCTGGGCGTGCCCTCGGGCGCGCCGTCAATTTCACCTGGAGCGAGCAGCCGGTGCTGAAGGGCAGCCTTCGCGCCGAGTTCTACTGGGAGGGCCCCGCCGGCACCGGCGCGGCCATCGCGTCGGCTCTACGTGGGTGGGAGCACCTGCGCTACGAGGTGACCGAAGACCCGAGCGCGGGCTGCGACGGCGGCCGTTGGATGCACACGCCCGACCTCGGCGTCTTCTTCGCGCAGACCGACTCGGTCGGCAACACGGTGATCCCCGAAGACCGCATCCGCTACGCCATGGAGATCGCCGGATCGAACACGCTCGAGCTGCACCGTGAGCTCCGCCTCGCCCTCGGCCAGGCCTGGGACGACGAGCTCGAGGCTTTCCGCCACGCGGGCGAGGGCAACCCCGTCGCCTGGCTGCACGCCGTCGGCTAG
- a CDS encoding IS630 family transposase, with protein MVAAAAGETRAAHRGPAAAGSFHDRPDPQKRGLRPHLKKCWTIPPHANGEFVARMEDVLEVYHRPFDPAVPVVCMDEKPYQLLAHARDPIPAAPGRDLREDSEYVRHGTCSIFVWVEPLAGRRRVDARPRRTRVDWAAEIDQLLSVDYPHAERVVLVMDNLNTHTLGSLYEAFEPGKARALARRLEIHYTPKHGSWLNIAEIELSALTRQCLTRRIDDLDLLNTELAAWQNATNADQRQVDWQFTTTDARTKLRRLYPQH; from the coding sequence GTGGTCGCTGCGGCTGCTGGAGAAACACGTGCTGCTCACCGAGGGCCTGCCGCCGCTGGATCATTCCACGATCGGCCGGACCCTCAAAAAAGGGGGCTTCGTCCTCATCTGAAGAAGTGCTGGACGATCCCCCCGCACGCCAACGGCGAGTTCGTGGCCCGGATGGAGGACGTGCTAGAGGTCTACCATCGCCCGTTCGATCCGGCGGTACCGGTGGTGTGTATGGATGAGAAGCCCTACCAGCTGCTCGCCCACGCCCGCGACCCGATCCCCGCCGCGCCGGGCCGCGACCTGCGAGAGGACTCGGAGTATGTCCGTCACGGCACCTGCTCGATCTTCGTCTGGGTTGAACCACTCGCCGGGCGCCGCCGTGTCGACGCGAGGCCGAGGCGGACCCGAGTGGACTGGGCCGCTGAGATCGACCAGCTCCTGAGCGTCGACTATCCGCACGCCGAACGGGTCGTACTGGTCATGGACAACCTCAACACCCATACCCTCGGGTCGCTCTACGAGGCATTCGAACCCGGCAAGGCCCGCGCGCTCGCCCGCCGCCTGGAGATCCACTACACGCCCAAACACGGCTCCTGGCTCAATATCGCCGAGATCGAGCTCTCCGCGCTGACACGGCAATGCCTCACCCGGCGCATCGACGACCTCGACCTGCTCAACACCGAACTCGCCGCCTGGCAAAACGCCACCAACGCCGACCAGCGACAAGTCGACTGGCAATTCACCACAACCGACGCCCGCACCAAACTTCGACGACTATACCCACAACATTAG
- a CDS encoding helix-turn-helix domain-containing protein: MPRPKGHVVVLMAADRVKLTRVVSRGTHPARMIARARILLALDEAPGPVPDRRVVAERAGVSEGTVYLVAKRFTESAGRIEEVIGRRKRASPPVPAKVTGDVEARVIALACTKPPAGFDRWSLRLLEKHVLLTEGLPPLDHSTIGRTLKKGGFVLI; this comes from the coding sequence ATGCCGAGACCGAAGGGTCATGTCGTCGTGTTGATGGCCGCTGATCGTGTGAAGCTGACGAGGGTGGTGTCGCGGGGAACGCATCCGGCACGGATGATCGCCCGGGCACGGATTCTGCTGGCTTTGGACGAGGCACCCGGCCCGGTGCCGGATCGTCGGGTGGTGGCCGAGCGGGCAGGGGTCAGTGAGGGCACGGTGTATCTGGTCGCGAAGCGGTTCACGGAGTCCGCCGGCCGTATCGAGGAGGTGATCGGCCGCCGCAAACGCGCAAGCCCGCCGGTGCCCGCGAAGGTGACTGGGGATGTTGAGGCGCGGGTGATCGCGCTGGCGTGCACGAAGCCCCCGGCAGGTTTCGACCGGTGGTCGCTGCGGCTGCTGGAGAAACACGTGCTGCTCACCGAGGGCCTGCCGCCGCTGGATCATTCCACGATCGGCCGGACCCTCAAAAAAGGGGGCTTCGTCCTCATCTGA
- a CDS encoding bifunctional 3'-5' exonuclease/DNA polymerase has product MFTLLVRRADESVAVIRLTRDDGRLTAGPQRVVPSAALPDEIRAGEKDSTRWVWDDTFRWYPRLLAAGLRVERCVDLRLVHGILRRSEFTAGNALHGAPVGPWDAPQAAPTEADALFVVEPESLPDALGEFLRQRDAVETSAQRSRLELLTAAESTGALVAVEMRHRGIPWSAARHDELLTDVLGPRPSRAGDRPARMLDDLAAVRAALRAPDLNPDSPAELIRALRTAGLTVTSTRQWELQHLEHPVIEPLLRYKKKQRLLVANGWSWLEAWVRDGRFRPEYVPAAAATGRWGTSGGGALQLPRAVRGAVVADPGWALVVADASQLEPRVLTALSQDGAMARAGEGDLYEGIVASGAVATRAEAKVAMLGAMYGATQGDGGRLMPRLTRAFPRAIALVEAAARVGEHGGVVSTLLGRSSPRPGSDAGFDERPPEDGPGQVDGGMRAWGRFTRNFVVQGTAAEWALCWMGALRRSLTAEFGAGSDAPHLVFFLHDEVVVHTPASVAPRVAALMESAATEAGRLLFGDAPVRFPVTVATVTSY; this is encoded by the coding sequence GTGTTCACCCTGCTCGTCCGCCGCGCCGACGAGTCCGTCGCCGTCATCCGGCTCACGAGAGACGACGGTCGACTGACCGCCGGTCCGCAGCGAGTCGTCCCGTCGGCCGCCTTGCCCGACGAGATCCGCGCGGGTGAGAAGGATTCGACGCGCTGGGTGTGGGACGACACCTTCCGCTGGTATCCGCGACTCTTGGCCGCCGGCCTGCGGGTCGAGAGGTGCGTCGACCTGCGTCTGGTCCACGGGATCCTGCGTCGATCCGAATTCACCGCGGGCAACGCTTTGCACGGCGCACCCGTCGGGCCGTGGGACGCCCCGCAGGCGGCTCCCACCGAGGCCGATGCTCTTTTCGTGGTCGAGCCGGAGTCGCTGCCCGACGCTCTCGGCGAGTTCCTCCGTCAGCGCGACGCCGTCGAGACGTCCGCGCAGCGCTCCCGTCTCGAACTGCTGACCGCGGCCGAATCGACCGGAGCCCTCGTCGCCGTCGAGATGCGACACCGGGGCATCCCGTGGTCGGCAGCTCGCCATGACGAGCTGTTGACCGATGTTCTGGGCCCTCGCCCGTCTCGAGCCGGCGACCGCCCCGCGCGCATGCTCGACGACCTCGCGGCCGTTCGCGCAGCCCTCCGCGCCCCCGATCTCAACCCCGACTCGCCCGCCGAGCTCATCCGCGCCCTGCGCACCGCCGGCCTCACCGTCACCAGCACCCGCCAGTGGGAGCTCCAGCACCTCGAGCACCCCGTCATCGAGCCGCTGCTTCGCTACAAGAAGAAGCAGCGCCTGCTGGTCGCCAACGGCTGGTCGTGGCTCGAGGCCTGGGTGCGCGACGGGCGGTTCCGGCCCGAGTACGTGCCCGCCGCCGCCGCAACAGGGCGGTGGGGCACCTCCGGCGGGGGAGCCCTGCAGCTGCCTCGCGCCGTGCGAGGCGCCGTCGTCGCCGACCCCGGCTGGGCGCTGGTGGTGGCCGACGCGTCCCAGCTGGAGCCCCGCGTCCTGACGGCCCTGTCGCAGGACGGCGCCATGGCCCGCGCGGGCGAGGGCGATCTCTACGAGGGCATCGTCGCGTCGGGGGCTGTCGCCACGCGCGCCGAGGCCAAGGTCGCGATGCTGGGCGCGATGTACGGCGCGACCCAGGGTGACGGCGGCCGACTCATGCCGCGGCTGACGCGGGCCTTCCCTCGGGCAATCGCCCTGGTCGAAGCGGCCGCGCGCGTCGGCGAGCACGGCGGCGTCGTCTCGACTTTGCTCGGGCGCTCGTCACCACGGCCCGGCTCCGACGCCGGCTTCGACGAGCGCCCGCCCGAAGACGGCCCGGGCCAGGTCGACGGGGGCATGCGCGCTTGGGGCCGCTTCACGCGCAACTTCGTCGTGCAGGGAACGGCGGCCGAGTGGGCGCTCTGCTGGATGGGAGCGCTGCGGCGGTCTCTCACCGCCGAATTCGGCGCAGGATCCGACGCGCCGCACCTCGTCTTCTTCCTTCACGACGAGGTCGTGGTGCACACCCCGGCCTCCGTCGCGCCCCGCGTGGCCGCCCTCATGGAGTCTGCGGCGACGGAGGCCGGGCGGCTGCTCTTCGGCGACGCCCCCGTGCGGTTCCCAGTCACGGTCGCCACCGTCACCTCCTACTAG
- a CDS encoding DUF1684 domain-containing protein, whose protein sequence is MTDTTSSTSTTSSTSTSSSSAAAQLERFHERRRVRATSAQGPLALVNTQWVDGPQTIWGVAGSWAPAPAGLGGLALTATPADEITVDGELVDGTVYVAGTDAMAPSSIRFGSEGTVTGTVIPNDDRSSYALRVWDAKSEGNQAFGSIDAFPYDESWVVTADFVPTEEGTQVDIRHQKDLDLSRPQPLPGLIRFSRDGADYELAAFPSGDGDRLQLVFGDATNGDTTYSVGRFLFPAPNGDGTITLDFNQAVLPPCAFSYNFNCPIPPKQNRFGAAVEAGEKNVLAADGSLLHE, encoded by the coding sequence ATGACCGACACCACCAGCAGTACCAGCACCACCAGCAGTACCAGCACCAGCAGCAGCTCCGCGGCGGCCCAGCTCGAGCGGTTCCACGAGCGCCGCCGTGTACGCGCGACGAGCGCACAGGGGCCGCTGGCGCTCGTCAACACGCAGTGGGTCGACGGCCCGCAGACGATCTGGGGCGTCGCAGGATCCTGGGCTCCCGCACCGGCAGGGCTCGGCGGCCTCGCCCTCACGGCGACTCCGGCCGACGAGATCACCGTCGACGGCGAGCTCGTCGACGGCACGGTCTACGTCGCGGGCACCGACGCTATGGCCCCGTCGAGCATCCGCTTCGGCTCCGAGGGGACCGTGACGGGCACCGTCATCCCCAACGACGATCGCTCGTCGTACGCGCTCCGCGTCTGGGATGCCAAGTCGGAGGGCAACCAGGCGTTCGGCTCGATCGACGCCTTCCCCTACGACGAATCGTGGGTCGTCACGGCCGACTTCGTGCCGACCGAGGAGGGCACCCAGGTCGACATCCGCCACCAGAAAGACCTCGATCTGAGCCGCCCGCAGCCGCTGCCCGGCCTCATCCGCTTCTCACGCGACGGCGCGGACTACGAGTTGGCCGCCTTCCCCTCAGGCGACGGCGACCGGCTCCAGCTCGTCTTCGGCGACGCGACCAACGGCGACACCACGTACTCGGTCGGGCGCTTCCTCTTCCCGGCCCCGAACGGCGACGGCACGATCACGCTCGACTTCAACCAGGCCGTCCTGCCGCCCTGCGCTTTCTCGTACAACTTCAACTGCCCGATCCCGCCGAAGCAGAACCGCTTCGGCGCAGCCGTCGAGGCCGGCGAGAAGAACGTGCTCGCCGCCGACGGGTCGCTCCTGCACGAGTAG
- a CDS encoding FMN reductase — translation MTKKIAVIAAGLSQPSSTRLLADRLAEATTRALAAHGETVEVDIIDLRDLAHDITDNLLTGFAPPALQEAIDAVVAADGVIAVTPVFTASYSGLFKSFIDVIDKDSLEGTPVLVAATAGTARHSMVLDFALRPLFAYLRAVVVPLGVFAASEDWGSGDETTTTLPDRVARAAGQLADLVAGHTTQRDDPLAVVDFETQLRRLGQ, via the coding sequence GTGACCAAGAAGATCGCCGTCATCGCCGCAGGGCTCAGCCAGCCGTCGTCCACGCGCCTGCTGGCCGACCGCCTCGCCGAAGCGACCACCCGAGCACTCGCCGCCCACGGCGAGACAGTGGAGGTCGACATCATCGACCTGCGCGACCTCGCGCACGACATCACCGACAACCTGCTCACCGGGTTCGCCCCGCCCGCTCTCCAGGAGGCCATCGATGCGGTGGTCGCCGCCGACGGCGTGATCGCCGTCACGCCCGTGTTCACCGCGTCGTACAGCGGCCTCTTCAAGTCGTTCATCGACGTGATCGACAAGGACTCGCTCGAGGGCACTCCGGTGCTCGTCGCCGCGACCGCCGGCACCGCTCGTCACTCGATGGTGCTCGACTTCGCGCTGCGGCCGCTGTTCGCCTATCTCCGCGCGGTCGTCGTGCCCCTCGGGGTCTTCGCGGCATCGGAGGACTGGGGCAGCGGCGACGAGACCACCACGACCCTGCCCGACCGCGTCGCCCGCGCCGCCGGCCAGCTCGCCGACCTCGTCGCCGGCCACACCACTCAGCGCGACGACCCGCTCGCCGTCGTCGACTTCGAGACCCAGCTGCGCCGCCTCGGCCAGTAG